TCacgcaaaaaaaaaatgaagattaAACAAAGCATAGTTGAACTCTACACCTGGTAAATAGCATATATAACGTTTCTTCTTATACGCGCCATCATCTCTATGAAAAGATTGTAGCCCTCAAGTTTGTACTCAATAAGTGGATCTCTCTGCGCATATCCCCGCAAACCTACAGCCTGCTGAACAAATTTGAGTGCTTGCAAATGCTCCTTCCATAAGCGATCTATGTTGGACAATATAAGGAACTTTTCTGCTTCTTTCATCAAACCAGGAGCTTCTTTCTCCACTATTTCCTAGCATAAGTAGGAAGAAATAATGATCCATAACAAATAATTCACTAACATATGTTTATATTCAGCCGGTACACCTATTCAATCTGGTATGCATTAATGAATAGAAACAATTCGCACAAAGTGAGTGCAAATTACTTACCCGTTTCTGCATGTATGCTTCACGTCCACGCAGGTGAAGATATTCTTTTAATTCATCATAATTGGAGCATTTAGATCCAAGTAAATCAGGGGTCAAATCATTCAAAAGACAGCAATATCTACAAATCAAATACAAACAAGTCAAGTAACAATAGTTCTGCTAAATATTCCTGTACAAAGAAATAAAGTACAAGCAAGATCGAAAAAGTTAATTCCCTTCATGATCGATACCTTgtgaatttatttatatattaagtatTAGCACAACAAAGCCATATATCTTTCACATAATATGAAACCAGGCTACGACAGGCAGTAACTGATCATGAAAACAGATAAAGAATTATTCTTTGTCAGAGCAAGTGGGTGAGACTAAAATTTCAAAGTGATGCGTACAAATTAGAAATACTCTCGCATATCTGTAGTATGAAGCTTCTTACTGTTGAAGTTTTGCAGTAAGCTTCTCAAAATTCCAACTCTCTCTTGGAGCATCAGAATCAATATTTGCCTAGGAAATTATTAAGATAAAAAGTTACAGCCGCTGGTTGAATTGCATAGAAGGCAAAAGTCAGATCAAAGTTAAACAGTTAATCACCTCCAGTATATCGTCCATCGTTAATTCAGCATATTCAACAAGGAGAAATTGGAGATCATCAGACTCTAAGGCTCTTCTTCTCTCAGTGTATATCCGATCTCTTTGACTGTTCAAAACCTCATCATATTCAAACAACTGCTTTCTAATGTCAAAAAAGTAATTTTCCACTTTTCTCTGAGCTTCATCCAGTGCTTTTGTCAACATCTTGGATTCAATTGGTAAATCTTCAACCCTAAAAGCTCTCATCAAACCCTATTTATTAGAATAGTGTCAAACTCTTCACAGCAGTATCCCGGTCAATGGTGATAAATCTTGAAGAGAAAAGAACCTGAATTCTATCTCCACCAAATATGCGAAAGATGTTGTCTTCAAGACTAAGAAAAAACCGTGAACTTCCAGGATCTCCCTGTCGGCCACTACGGCCACGCAGCTGCACAACAAATAACACGATAGAGTAGAAGATATAGAAgccaaattaaacaaataaattaaaattagcaAAAAGTTTGTGGTAATTTGTCACCATGACTGAActcattaaaataaaagagaCACACCTGATTGTCAATTCGGCGTGACTCGTGTCGCTCTGTACCCACAACATGAAGCCCACCCGCTGACACAACCTGATCACCAAAATAGTAAAATTCCATTACAACATGGTTGGTGGGAATATAAAGTTTCCCAGGATTGTAAAGGTTACTTTTGTTTATGATTCGGAGTTACAAGCTGAGAAACTTCGGCATTTGCTTATAATATGCATACAGTAGAGTGCTAAGCAGCTTGTAATTTGAAAACCATAGGTTTTAAATTAATGAAGTCATATCATTCATTATGTTatgcatttttttatttttaatgggcTGAGTCTTGTACACCATTTCTTTTATGGCTTTTCACTCTGATATCATTTATGCATACTTATTACAAATTCGTTCAGGCGGATCAGAAGACCCCATCTAAGTTGTTGGATCCAGATGGTGTCTCTGTGTTGCATGAGCATAAATACAGCGGCACCAAATAAAGACACGGATGCAACGACACTGATATTTAACAAATTGAGAACATAACATAACGTagcaaatataatatataagaaattatataaaataatttgagaaACTATATAAAAAGATAggacaataaaatattaacatcgataacaaaatttaagaaattatataaGAAATTATACGTCACTAGATATATTTAAGTACACTAATTTGatcatttattaaaattgagaAGATAgtcaaataaatcaaatatacacAAAAACATCAGAAATATAGCTTTTTCGATTAATAAACTTTAAATCATCATTCGAGACATATAAAAACGataagaaattattttgaaaatatgttttttgtaaatttttacctaaattttcagaaaaaataacaaaatcccATCACATCCAAAGGTCTCTCTGCTACTTCATATAGACTTGTCACTGCCGTAATGGCTTCTCCTACTTTTAATTTTGGACACATCACATAGTGTACCTGACAGGTATCCGAGCTGTGTCCAACACCACATGAGTCAACTGTTTTGGGGTGTCCATGCATCATATGGCATGTCCTTTCTTTTAACTCTGCCCTCTTCcattattttgaattaataaattGGCTTAATGATTTTCATATATCCCAAGAGGTATTTACATGAAGTGTATAGAACCTATTCTAGGAAAGACAACCATAAAGTCGATAGATCCCGTCTAAAAAAGTATTGTGATAGAACATATATTATGCAAGTTGTACACGCCAACTCTTTACATTATTATATTTCTCTGCCTTCCATTATAAAGCCAAGATAAACTAAAATTAACTCTGATACGTTACCTGGCCTGGAGTACCATTCTAGGTgattgggggggggggggggcagattttatttttttaatNTTTTTTTAATCTTGACAGCTATTCTCcatataattaaaattcaaataagagacATGGTCTTGCATCTgctcatttaatattttgatgAAAGAACAAGCTCTAACTGATAGCTGACCGGTTGTATGCAGTGGATCATATGATACCAGAACATAATTGGAAAGAGAGTAGGGCAGGCCTCCGAAAAGAAAGACAAGACAATAACAAATTATTCCATTAAGAATAACAGCAGTCAGATTACATAAGAAATGAATCTGCTGAGAACCATTACCTTCTCCCTCTCTTCTTCGGTGTAAACCTTATACTCCCGAACAATGTCAAGAAAAGCAATGCGGAGCTTTGAAATGACTTCATCCTGGACAGGACCCTAGACATTCAAGCGTTATAATTACTAGTTTGGACGTGTTTTATTCATAACATGCTTAAGCCCAATCTAACCTCcagcttttaaattaattttcaggGGAGAGAAGCTtagtaaacaaaaaataatcacCTTTTCACAAGAATATGACAATCGCTCTTCAGCTTCGAGCTCAGTCAATGACCTCTGACCCCATTTTGTGACCGCCAACTGTACAGCCTCCTCGGTCAGTTTAGAGCTCTCTTTGGATAGTGTGCATGGAAATAGACTCTCATTTACCTGCGCATCAAGGTTTTGATAATGCTAAGAGAAAAGGACTAGGTGAAAAGAAATCAAGCAAACGCCAACCTTCCATGTCTTCTTCGGAGAAGGTTTCTTAACTGAAACAAAACCTCCTTCAGCAGGCTTTACCACTCTGTTCAGTTATGAAAATGTACACACACAAAAATGAGTCAAAATCTTGCACATacttaaaatcttcttctcctGACATCGATATTACACCCCTCAATGTGGATGCATTAAAAGATTTCGTTTTGGACAAGACACAATGTTCCAAAATTAATTTTGGATATATTTATTTCAACAAATCCTAAAATTATTTCTAAAAGGCCTTATATGGCATGATTTGAGGATTCTGACGATTTCTTTGAACCACGATAAGCCTTTGTCAATCctcaaaaatatatgtatactTGCAATTCGATATGTACAATGACAtgataaaacccaaaaaaaatgtTATAGCTATAAAACTCCCAAAACGCGTCACTTAAGCAAAACACCTCAAGACTAATTTTTCGAACCTGAGTACTGCATAAGGTTGAGACTGCAAAGATACCTTGGCATCAGCATCTCACGTAGCTTCAACCTTGCCATAAATTCTGCATTACCACCAAGGATTATGTCAGTCCCACGACCAGCCATGTTTGTTGCGATTGTAACTGCACTTAGTCTACCACTCTGAGCCACAATTTCAGCTTCTCTTTCCACATTTTCTGGTTTTGCATTCAGAACCTTTAAAGACATACAACAACTTAAGAAAATTCCCCCAAGAAAAATAGAATTAACAGGACAAGATTAGAAGAAAACACCATATTAATAGTCACCTCGTGGGGAATTCCAGATTCACGAAGTTGTACAGACAAGGCATCACTTTGCTCGACACTAGTTGTTCCAACAAGCACTGGCCTACCTGCTTTGTTCATCCGAGATATCTCTACTATGACTGCCTGCCATTTTCCTGCAGTTGCCCTAAAAACTACGTCTGACTCATCCTTTGAGGCATGAAGGCATGGAGAAGAGTAGAAGTTAGAGGGAATTCTAAGAAAAAAGACCaccataaatataataataagagCCAGTGAACCTTTAGCAAAGTTCAACTACCATAAATTCCATTATATCATCCAGAAATTCGGGTTATGGAGATATGCTCCGACATTTTCACTTGTTTGCCACTCAATACATATTCAAGTGTTTCAAATAAAGTAAAATCATAAGCATCATTATTCCAAGGGGATGGCGAGACTTAAGAAATGGACCTTTCTTATCATGGGTTTGTTTGTGGGAACAATTGTCACTTTGAGCTTGTATATGCTCTCAAACTCAGCGCTTTCGGTGGCAGCCGTGCCAGTCATGCCACAAAGTTTTGGAAACTAAATCAATCAGTGAAACCAAGTATCAAAATCTTCCAGAGTGGAAAAGAGTAACCCTGCAATTGGATGATAGATCATGGTAAACATCTGTTATTCAAGAGGATTCACTAACCTGTAGAAAGAAGTTTTGGTAGCTGATAGAAGCCAAAGTCACAGTTTCGTTTTGTATAGGTAGTCCTTCTTTTGCTTCAACTGCTTGATGAAGTCCATCACTCCAGCGTCTCCCCTATCAGcaatttaaaattagttcagGTTTGTCTATCTTATTTTTGTCTTTGGTATCTTAATGTTTTTATTGCAATATAGatacatttgataattaaaatatcatgaagCTTTCATTCAATAGCTAAACTTGGAagccaaatatatatatgtgtgtgtgtgtgtgtgtgtagataATTACCcgatcaaagaaaattaaattacatgatTTCAAAACAATGTTTAAGGTGGTCATTGTGTGTCAATTGGAGAACATAATCTTTTTATATCGCAGagattgaaaatgtattttaacaaatataaaaagTGTGTCAGAACACCAATATTCGATTACAAAGCGAAATACACCACCAAAAGGATAATGAACAAAACGGAAtaaagagaagaatttgatgtatGAGAAGAATCTTAAAATTGTTTCCTCCGATTGTGAAAAGACTAATTATCTTTCTACaatattggaaaaaaaaactactatatcaaatataataaaagttAAATAAGAGTTTCAAGATCGCCAATTTTACTTAGGAAAACTAATGGCAATAGATACGAGTAATGAATAAGAAGTTAAAGAGTTTCACAATTTTACACTTTAAAAGTACAAGAATTTAGCATTAAAGTCATTGTAGCAACCAAGAAGTTAAAAACTTGGCAACTTTACAAATTGTTTCATtgtattttatgaaattataatattgGTTCAGAGCATTGCTTCATAATTaatgttgaaaatttatttgatttttacatttaggtttgaggatttatttgatgaCCATTTTAATAGCTTATCTCAAAGCAAATTAGTCACAGAAATTCCCATATAAATTTCCATGAGAGATGTAGGAAACTTGGACTTGATTGACTTTCCTAAAACTCGTCTTTTACTATAATTTTCACTATTTTATTCTTATTCTCATATTCTTTTACAGTATCTATCgagaataaaaacaaataattaagttTACAAACTATTAACCATGAAGAAGCATGTATGGTGATACACGAGAAGTATACATAATTTGACTCCACCGCTTCTCGGATCATCTACTAGAAGATAACAgtaaacaaaattatatatacataaaaatgaATATCATACATTTAACTTTGTATCAAATAAAACGTGAAACATGTGTTATGCATATACCTCTTGACTGAGAAAAGGAAACAATATCAATTAGGAGATCCTCATATCGAAACTGAAGGGGGGATGGAAAAACCCAATTAACAGACAGCCACCAAGTTTCAGGTATGACAATGAACTATCAAACTTGAAGATTTTAATGTGGTGCACATTTATCGTACAGGGCCAAATGCTAACAGAATTAGCATTATCAAACCAGTAAAAATGCAATCATAAAGAGAAAAAGTTGGATTATTCTGATGTGGTCAAATGATAGTAATtggatcatcaacatatatgtcaACTTCCATAAAAATGTCAACTTCCATAAATATGTGAGAGATCTACATGATCTAATGATATTAGAATAGGGAGAAAAACACTCCCGGTGTAGCATAGACTAATCCGAAAGAGAGAGAGACAATATTAGAGGAGAATAATTCATTATGATGATAAATGAAAATACACTCATGTTTCTTCTTTCATTTTGTCCTCCTAGTActcgataaaataatataagtttACCTGCATTACTCGGCCAGTAAACTCATCAACTATAAGAACTTCCTTCCCTCTTATTATATAGTTCACATCTCTAAGAAAAAGTTCCTTGGCTTTTATCGCGTTCAATATGTATGATGCCCACTGCTCTCTTGGGTCATATAAATCTTTTACATCCAGAATTTCTTCTGCATCTGCATAACCTTGTTCTGTAagtaaaacatttttttgtttctCATCAACCTGCACTTCAAATACAGTGGACGTCCATCATATTTTGGGAAGGGAGTTGCGAACTCAATGCaacaaaaatgtttatttcatcATCTGTTGATTAGGATATCCTAATTACAAGCAGAAAAGACCTAAGACCTTACTGTGTAATGGATATCTCGCTCAAATATGGTAGCTATTTTAGCAGATTTATAGTAACGGTCGCTGGGTTTTTCAGCAGATCCAGATATGATGAGAGGAGTCCTCGCTTCATCAATGAGGATAGAATC
The window above is part of the Primulina huaijiensis isolate GDHJ02 unplaced genomic scaffold, ASM1229523v2 scaffold24871, whole genome shotgun sequence genome. Proteins encoded here:
- the LOC140967270 gene encoding protein translocase subunit SecA, chloroplastic-like isoform X1; amino-acid sequence: MAIARPVESPVVAACQRSWPTFSGLSSNFTLCKRSSWLGNYPIRLTGVGGRRVVVNERRSPCPRRGPVTTAALGGLLGGIFGTGTDTGEATRQQYASTVTLINETEAQISSLSDSQLRERTSVLQQRARRGDSLDYLLPEAFSVVREASKRVLGLRPFNVQLIGGMVLHKGEIAEMKTGEGKTLVAIMPAFLNALAGKGVHVVTVNDYLARRDCEWVGQVPRFLGLKVGLIQQNMSSEQRRDNYLCDITYVTNSELGFDYLRDNLATSVDELVLRGFNYCVIDEVDSILIDEARTPLIISGSAEKPSDRYYKSAKIATIFERDIHYTVDEKQKNVLLTEQGYADAEEILDVKDLYDPREQWASYILNAIKAKELFLRDVNYIIRGKEVLIVDEFTGRVMQGRRWSDGLHQAVEAKEGLPIQNETVTLASISYQNFFLQFPKLCGMTGTAATESAEFESIYKLKVTIVPTNKPMIRKDESDVVFRATAGKWQAVIVEISRMNKAGRPVLVGTTSVEQSDALSVQLRESGIPHEVLNAKPENVEREAEIVAQSGRLSAVTIATNMAGRGTDIILGGNAEFMARLKLREMLMPRVVKPAEGGFVSVKKPSPKKTWKVNESLFPCTLSKESSKLTEEAVQLAVTKWGQRSLTELEAEERLSYSCEKGPVQDEVISKLRIAFLDIVREYKVYTEEEREKVVSAGGLHVVGTERHESRRIDNQLRGRSGRQGDPGSSRFFLSLEDNIFRIFGGDRIQGLMRAFRVEDLPIESKMLTKALDEAQRKVENYFFDIRKQLFEYDEVLNSQRDRIYTERRRALESDDLQFLLVEYAELTMDDILEANIDSDAPRESWNFEKLTAKLQQYCCLLNDLTPDLLGSKCSNYDELKEYLHLRGREAYMQKREIVEKEAPGLMKEAEKFLILSNIDRLWKEHLQALKFVQQAVGLRGYAQRDPLIEYKLEGYNLFIEMMARIRRNVIYAIYQFQPVLVKQKNERLEGVKFDANDRDDANPVITSKPSP
- the LOC140967270 gene encoding protein translocase subunit SECA1, chloroplastic-like isoform X2, which gives rise to MVLHKGEIAEMKTGEGKTLVAIMPAFLNALAGKGVHVVTVNDYLARRDCEWVGQVPRFLGLKVGLIQQNMSSEQRRDNYLCDITYVTNSELGFDYLRDNLATSVDELVLRGFNYCVIDEVDSILIDEARTPLIISGSAEKPSDRYYKSAKIATIFERDIHYTVDEKQKNVLLTEQGYADAEEILDVKDLYDPREQWASYILNAIKAKELFLRDVNYIIRGKEVLIVDEFTGRVMQGRRWSDGLHQAVEAKEGLPIQNETVTLASISYQNFFLQFPKLCGMTGTAATESAEFESIYKLKVTIVPTNKPMIRKDESDVVFRATAGKWQAVIVEISRMNKAGRPVLVGTTSVEQSDALSVQLRESGIPHEVLNAKPENVEREAEIVAQSGRLSAVTIATNMAGRGTDIILGGNAEFMARLKLREMLMPRVVKPAEGGFVSVKKPSPKKTWKVNESLFPCTLSKESSKLTEEAVQLAVTKWGQRSLTELEAEERLSYSCEKGPVQDEVISKLRIAFLDIVREYKVYTEEEREKVVSAGGLHVVGTERHESRRIDNQLRGRSGRQGDPGSSRFFLSLEDNIFRIFGGDRIQGLMRAFRVEDLPIESKMLTKALDEAQRKVENYFFDIRKQLFEYDEVLNSQRDRIYTERRRALESDDLQFLLVEYAELTMDDILEANIDSDAPRESWNFEKLTAKLQQYCCLLNDLTPDLLGSKCSNYDELKEYLHLRGREAYMQKREIVEKEAPGLMKEAEKFLILSNIDRLWKEHLQALKFVQQAVGLRGYAQRDPLIEYKLEGYNLFIEMMARIRRNVIYAIYQFQPVLVKQKNERLEGVKFDANDRDDANPVITSKPSP